From a region of the Theobroma cacao cultivar B97-61/B2 chromosome 8, Criollo_cocoa_genome_V2, whole genome shotgun sequence genome:
- the LOC18592863 gene encoding pentatricopeptide repeat-containing protein At1g06270, which translates to MATRPTKFCRTLFNLYPCLFHSSLIHSISPLHSVEETVEAAVEAKSYKQLPDILIAVENTVRIPNPFSFLSTFPLKLRTQIIDEILQSFKSIRPRSRPHIAYDLLLSYTLQSPHPIPLSLAILQCTLRSGCLPAPQIKLLLSSAWLNCQGQSQSVSDSLMEMQDIGYCPDSLMCNYLISSLCAVDRLEEAVKVLKGMSGAGSLPDLESYAGLIAAMCTFRKTVDAVELMKQMVQKARLTPRQGTVVKVLATLRANREIWKAIEMIEFLEREGNPVGFESYELVVEGCLECCEYILAGKVVIAMTERGFIPYIKVRQKVVEGLCNADELKLAYSVRERFAELGS; encoded by the coding sequence ATGGCAACTAGACCAACAAAGTTTTGCAGAACTTTGTTTAATCTTTATCCATGCCTTTTCCACTCTTCTTTAATTCACTCAATCTCACCATTACACTCCGTTGAAGAAACCGTTGAAGCTGCTGTTGAAGCCAAATCCTACAAACAACTTCCTGACATTCTCATTGCTGTAGAAAACACTGTGCGCATTCCGAATCCTTTCTCATTTCTCTCCACCTTCCCTTTGAAGCTAAGAACCCAAAtcattgatgaaattttacaATCTTTTAAATCTATTAGGCCCCGCTCTCGCCCCCACATTGCCTATGACCTTCTTCTTTCCTACACTCTTCAGAGTCCCCACCCCATCCCTCTCTCTCTTGCCATCCTCCAGTGCACTCTTCGATCTGGCTGTCTCCCTGCTCCGCAAATAAAACTCCTCCTTTCTTCTGCATGGCTTAACTGCCAAGGCCAATCTCAGTCTGTTTCTGATAGCCTTATGGAGATGCAAGACATCGGATATTGTCCTGACTCGCTAATGTGCAATTACCTTATATCATCTCTTTGTGCTGTTGATCGGTTGGAGGAGGCAGTTAAAGTCTTGAAAGGTATGAGTGGAGCGGGTTCCCTTCCTGATTTGGAGAGTTATGCTGGTTTAATTGCTGCAATGTGCACATTTAGAAAAACAGTTGATGCAGTGGAGTTAATGAAGCAAATGGTGCAGAAAGCTAGATTGACACCAAGACAGGGAACTGTGGTGAAAGTGTTGGCAACTTTACGGGCAAATAGAGAGATATGGAAAGCTATTGAGATGATTGAATTCTTGGAAAGAGAAGGTAACCCTGTTGGGTTTGAGAGCTATGAGTTAGTGGTTGAAGGATGCTTGGAATGTTGTGAGTATATTTTGGCAGGAAAGGTGGTTATAGCAATGACTGAGAGGGGCTTTATACCCTATATTAAGGTCAGGCAAAAGGTTGTTGAGGGTTTATGTAATGCTGATGAACTGAAACTTGCCTATTCAGTAAGGGAAAGATTTGCAGAACTGGGGTCTTAG
- the LOC18592861 gene encoding uncharacterized protein LOC18592861 codes for MSTAFHPNYHFIPTPTPALRGSRRPRNLPSPRPILLRPNNPLSLGYRFARKQCSSSSIITCKATEVSSVSEESAASGGGGGENWVPVVPLAALPKGERRVIIQDGETILLLWYKDEIFAIENRSPAEGAYTEGLLNAKLTQDGCIVCPTTDSTFDLRTGAIKEWYPKNPVLRVLTPALRTLYIYPVKTDEENILISMRGSAKADAAAEIVFSGRAQPGVTATDVNVDEVRMVVDENSEGFGFTGKNEIINGKAAIIGFLLLLDFELLTGKGLLKGTGFLDFIYAASNAFN; via the exons ATGTCCACAGCTTTCCACCCTAATTACCATTTCATCCCCACCCCTACCCCCGCTCTCCGCGGCAGCCGCCGCCCCCGCAATCTCCCATCGCCACGCCCAATTCTCCTCCGCCCCAACAACCCTCTTTCTCTTGGCTACCGTTTCGCCCGTAAACAATGTAGTAGCAGCAGCATAATCACGTGCAAAGCGACAGAAGTGTCTTCTGTGAGTGAAGAATCAGCGGCGTCGGGCGGTGGTGGTGGTGAGAACTGGGTGCCGGTGGTGCCGCTTGCAGCGCTGCCGAAGGGAGAGCGGCGCGTGATCATTCAAGACGGGGAGACAATACTGTTGCTTTGGTATAAGGATGAGATTTTCGCTATTGAGAATCGTTCGCCTGCTGAAGGAGCTTACACTGAAGGCTTGCTAAACGCCAAGCTCACCCAg GATGGCTGTATAGTTTGTCCAACAACTGATAGCACATTTGATCTTCGGACTGGAGCCATCAAGGAATGGTATCCAAAAAACCCAGTGCTGCGAGTCCTTACACCTGCTTTGAGGACACTGTATATCTACCCTGTAAAAACAgatgaagaaaatattttaatcagcATGAGGGGCAGTGCAAAAGCTGATGCGGCTGCAGAGATTGTCTTTAGTGGGAGAGCTCAACCTGGTGTAACGGCTACTGATGTCAATGTGGATGAG GTGAGAATGGTAGTTGATGAGAACTCAGAGGGGTTTGGTTTCACGGGAAAGAACGAAATTATAAATGGGAAGGCAGCTATCATCGGTTTCCTGCTGTTGCTGGATTTCGAGCTCCTAACCGGTAAAGGTCTTTTGAAGGGAACTGGCTTCTTGGACTTCATATATGCTGCTTCAAATGCCTTCAACTAG
- the LOC18592859 gene encoding 11-beta-hydroxysteroid dehydrogenase-like 5 codes for MMDLIDSFLNFLVPPASMVILFFAWPALCFVRACEWLYNTLYTENSIQDKVVIITGASSGIGEQIAYEYARRRANLVLVARREHRLRGISEKARHIGAKNVIIIAADVVKEDDCRRFVTETINFYGRVDHLVNAVSLGHTFYFEEVTDTSVFPHLLDINFWGNVYPTFVALPHLHQSNGRIIMNASVENWLPLPRMSLYAAAKAALVNFYETLRFEVNNEVGITIATHGWIGGEMTRGKFMLEEGAEMQWKEKREIAVSAGAVEEFARLIVSGACRGDAYVKYPSWHDTFLLYRAFAPNVLNWMLRLLLSVHGTRRTSMMGVGRQLPVDAARYVSESTSPMKLPTGPITFSQPQQKME; via the exons ATGATGGATTTGATCGACTCTTTTCTGAATTTTTTGGTGCCACCTGCAAGCATGGTGATTCTGTTCTTTGCATGGCCAGCCTTGTGCTTTGTCCGTGCATGTGAATGGCTTTACAACACCTTGTACACTGAGAATAGTATCCAAGACAAAGTGGTTATAATCACTGGTGCATCTTCTGGCATTGGAGAG CAAATTGCATATGAATATGCGAGGAGGAGGGCGAACCTTGTGTTGGTTGCAAGGAGAGAACATCGACTTCGAGGTATCAGTGAGAAAGCAAGACATATCGGTGCAAAGAATGTCATCATAATTGCTGCAGATGTTGTGAAGGAAGATGATTGTAGGAGATTTGTTACTGAAACCATAAACTTCTATGGCCGTG TGGATCATCTGGTGAATGCTGTGAGTTTGGGACATACATTCTACTTTGAGGAAGTTACAGACACCTCGGTGTTTCCCCATCTGTTG GACATAAACTTTTGGGGAAATGTTTATCCAACATTTGTTGCTCTTCCCCACCTACATCAAAGCAACGGCCGAATCATCATGAATGCATCAGTTGAGAACTGGTTACCATTGCCAAGAATGAGTTTGTATGCT GCTGCAAAAGCTGCACTCGTAAATTTCTACGAGACTCTCAGATTTGAAGTAAATAATGAGGTTGGAATAACAATTGCAACACATGGTTGGATCGGAGGTGAAATGACAAGAGGAAAGTTTATGCTAGAAGAGGGAGCAGAGATGCAGTGGAAAGAGAAACGAGAA ATAGCAGTTAGTGCTGGGGCAGTGGAAGAGTTTGCCAGGCTGATCGTATCAGGGGCTTGCCGGGGCGATGCTTATGTGAAGTACCCCAGTTGGCATGACACTTTCCTCCTCTATAGGGCCTTTGCACCCAATGTACTTAACTGGATGCTTCGACTTCTCCTCTCAGTTCACGGTACAAGGAGAACTTCCATGATGGGTGTTGGGAGACAGCTACCCGTAGACGCTGCCAGATACGTATCAGAGAGTACCTCTCCTATGAAGCTTCCTACTGGTCCCATAACTTTCTCCCAGCCGCAGCAGAAGATGGAGTAG
- the LOC18592860 gene encoding ethylene-responsive transcription factor ERF020 encodes MSAAAVEESSRKYKGVRRRRWGKWVSEIRVPGTQERLWLGSYSTPEGAAIAHDIAHYCLRRPSSLNGLNFPSMVPPNLNVNMSPKSVQKAASDAGMAVDAQMIVISNETKASENSGVIVGMETESWENDSSGSWEGSVGKEGEALSISVEDYL; translated from the coding sequence ATGAGTGCTGCTGCAGTAGAGGAAAGCAGCAGGAAATACAAGGGCGTGCGTCGTCGAAGATGGGGGAAATGGGTGTCCGAAATCCGAGTTCCAGGCACCCAGGAACGCCTCTGGTTAGGCTCTTATTCAACCCCGGAGGGTGCTGCCATTGCACATGACATTGCTCACTATTGTCTGCGTCGACCCTCTTCGTTGAATGGTCTCAACTTTCCTTCCATGGTACCTCCGAACCTCAATGTTAACATGTCTCCCAAGTCTGTACAGAAAGCTGCATCGGATGCCGGCATGGCGGTGGATGCGCAGATGATCGTGATCAGCAATGAAACCAAGGCAAGCGAAAACAGTGGTGTGATCGTGGGGATGGAGACAGAGTCGTGGGAAAACGATAGCAGCGGCTCGTGGGAAGGAAGTGTGGGAAAAGAAGGGGAGGCCTTGAGCATTTCCGTTGAAGATTATCTCTAG